The DNA window TATTTTAACTTAACAATTAATGAACGTTTCGTTTTTCGTCCAAACCTGATTTCTTTAATTCATAAAGGTTTTTAATGAATGTCAATTGTTAAATAAGCCTCATGGGACAGCtaagtattttaattacataattcaacgtgttttgacatatttacattaatatctacaattgtaaatatttatatttaatgtacctcatgtacatgtaccgtcACGTTGACAGTTTGAGTGAAAATGAATTgatttgaattgaattgaaaactTAACTGAAACCTGTGAGCGTTTTAGTTACATAATTTGAACAATGGTTATTACCGCTAAGTATTACTGATTGTTACTTGTTCgattcattttacatgtatcaacgCCCATAAGTAACTGTAAATGACCAATTATGTTTCGTATAATTTCGTGATTATCTTTATGGACGTGACTTTGTAATCACCGACGAAATATAACCATAACCAAACGCAGATTGGCACCTTTTGTCATGTGCTatctaaattaaaacaatatgacctgtattttttagaattttattttgctgcaaaaacctgctagtatgctaagtctgcatataacttaaacttttatcataaataagaaaaaatcattaatttttgtcggATGATAATTTTCTCTTCAAAGGAATTAAATAGCAGTTTCGTTTtagtacaggacgacaatatttaaattttgccTCAATTTAGGCTTCAGaacggcttttcccacaaaaataagGCTGACAGAAATTAAGAACCAAGAtagtttttgtcattttagtagaaaataacattttcgtcaAAAAAAATGTCAGCATGAAAactgcagctcatattgctttaataaactttacattttgGCTTATGTTTCAGTTAATATTTGGTTtaattttaaggtatatatatattttttaattttattttatgtttttcttttataatttcaataactcttttattattattatatgtcATTTTGACATTTGCTAGTTAAATTAATAACCTTTTTATTTTGACTTGTTTTAATACTTGGTTTTATTTAGAAGTTTAAGAGAtccaatttttcaattttccccCCGATACCTAAGCAAAGCGAGTTCAGAGCAAACTTCTTTATAACAACTTTACAAAACAGTGAGTATGCacagaaataaaaattcaaaattagcTTAATTATCTACACAAACGACCATTTTATTTTAGATGTTCAAAGAGTACAgtacaaatggaaaatataaTAGCACGGAATGCATTAAAACAGTTCGCTATTTTGTATAGTCAATATAGACCTTTATAAGCATTAGGACCCTGATACTTCACTGTAAATATCAAGGATAACAGTCCTCCATACTATAGATATCGATGTTATGAGATCTTCTATGCTATAAATATCGATGATATGAGACCTCTTTACAATAAATATAGATGTTATGAGATCTTCTATCTTCTATACTAAAAATATCGATGATAAAGTCCTCTATacgataaatacatgtatcgatGTTATAAGACCTTTTTACTATAAATATCAATGATGTGagacctctatactataaatatcgatgaatatttacattttccagtgtcttcgcctgcgataacactacgtatcgattttgtactatataatttatccataacttcaaatgacgccaaatcgaggcaccagcggggtttgcttatttatatttaaatatttaatagtaCGATagcttataattatataaatataagtaataaggaatcattctttgaatattatgaggtgataattttggtcggggcgagatcaaatctatcataaagccctttgggctttattggatttgatcacggcccgaccaaaattatcacctcataatactcaaagaacgattccttattccttaataaaAGCAGTCTATACGATAAATACATAAGACATTTTTACTAAAAGTCCTCTTTACGGATCCCTTTCTATAAATAGTTACGTCATAATCAACAACCCCCTCCTCTTTTATGAAGGTATGAAAGTAATATAGACCCATCTTTCAAATCTCTCTCCAACACCCTCGGTGTAGTTTTATCTCTTCTGTATGACAATTCCCTTAGTTTCATACACAACATatcgttttattttataaatctgTAAAGCAATATAAGATAAACTATCCTAACACCCAAGTGAACTGAAAATAAACTATTCTAACAATCGAACCATCTGAAATGAACAATTCCTACACCCAAATCAtctgaaaataaagtttttaaacaacTGAAGCCAACTGAAAATAAACAACTAGCATTTTAACACCTGCTTTGAACAAACTCAATTGTATATCACATGAAAGATTAGAAACTGTagaaacaagttctaacaacGACCAAGATATTCTCCTTTTGTACAGAACTATATACAACTGTCATGGATTGAATTTCTATTTTGTCAATAAAACTCCGCAAAGTGAATTTAATCAGCATAATAGAGGTATTATattctttcataaatcatatcgcttgaaaaataaaaaaataaatgaaaaacagTTTTTTGTTAGAACATAGCACAAATTGTGAATCGTcttcaaataaatgtttttttttgttttgtttgtttgtttgtttgtttggtttttttttttttttggttttttttttattttttttttggggggggggggggggtgttgtatTTTAATGACCCCCACCAAATCTAACGCATCTATAAATGAAAAAAGGGAAGGCTTTAAATTGCTGATCCATGGTTTAACGTTTGAacagtaattataaaattcccctttgtacatttttattcaatCGAGCAATATGGGGGGTTCTTTCGTGAAATTATTTTGGTCAATTATATAGGAACACACAATGATAATGTGGGGGTACTCTAAGGCTTTCCCAACCAAAGCGTTAACAAGTTGTCTTTCTGAACATTTAAAATGGTGCATTTCGCCGATATTTGCGATGTAATGCATTTTCTGTGTTATTACGCTTATTTCCGCGTCATATAACGCCTTTCAGAAAACTACATGAAATTGCGCTATTTCATTTTTAGTGGCAGAAAtaattggtgtttttttttcttaattcttttgtttagtttttaacaGGGAAAGTGAtcttttgtgtgtgtgttttttaaaagcatattaGTAGTCATAAATATCACACTACATTGTATCGATAACGTGATTCATAAAAGTCATatagaaattttgaaatgaaatatacttagcagtacatgtacttataaaaaaaaaagaatcccTAATATTCTAATTTTATGCTAGCTTTATAGCAATAATGCACGAAAATAAATCGAATTTCTGTTAATGAGACAAACAGTCTCCCAGAGCCAATTAAACAACCACATAGACCACATAAGCAAAATCCGTTAGTTTCGTCCGTGTGTGTCAAGATAAGGGCCATGTTTACCTGCCGGCATGCCTCGGTAAAGAGGAGCCGGCATATCCCACCTCCCTGTATCAGACACCGTTGTTTGCTGTCAGTGATTCAGGCGTAGAAGCTGAATTTAGCAAAGAGGACAGACACCAAGCGTTTTCGCAATTTCAGCATTGGTGTGGCTTCGAATGATGTATTGCATCTGAGAGTGTTAGAATTGACTCAGGGTTCTGTTGGTTTTGAGTCAAGTGTCTGACTAGCGGAAGATGTGAGGCCCTGGACTGGCATCTGGGTGGTTAGGTATGCTGAAGTCTGTCAGGATGTTCTCGCTAGCTGTAGCGGCGTTCTCACTAATGGTGAGTTTTTCATAAGGACTTCTTTatgttaatttaataattttgatttaacaATTTTTCATGGGCATTCTCTCATTTGTGATAAAGATATGAAGGACTGAGCAATGGGAAGGATGAAACGAGGGTTAGATTTTCCCCCAATAGACGTGATCACCGTAAAACAGTGTcagagactctctctctctctctctctctctctctctctctctctctctctctctctctctctacgcTCTTTCTTTTTCCATCTCAGTGTCACTTTACTAGATAATTCTGTTTGGTAGTTAATGGCCCCGGAAGAGATAAGCTCTCCATCTTCCGTACATCCATCAAAGAGATGGTGTGGCTTAGTCCGCCAGTCAATTGCATTGATAAGAAACTTAATAGATTCGTGTACATGTAGGTcaacaaaacttgaaaaaaaaagttttaagttaGTTTTTCTTACGCTGTTTTGAACCTCctttaacaattgaaaaaataatcattaagaaaacgttaaattatTACGAGAACCAATTGCGTTTAATTTGATTTGGATGATTCATATTCATCGTCTTTAGCCACATATAAggcatacaatgtatattgaattaaaatttcgGAGGATTCGCTCTTTGGTATCTTATCTAGATTATCCATTCTATTAAAACACAGCCTTCCATCAAATCATGACGAGCTAGATCAAATTCCGATGCTTTAGTCGACAAattatttactacatgtaccagTGTCTTGGCAAACTTCATTGATAGAAGAATTCGCAAAATTTTATTCGAGTACGTTTCAGAGATGGTCACTGATGAAAAGAACCGAAACGGGTCTAATATGGAGAATTTATCATTTGTTTGACGCTGTTTGAGAGATAGGGTAGTGTTGCAAGATGATCATGATAAGTACGAAAAGGAATGTATGTACCTAAGAATGTGGAATTTCAGCGTTTACTTCCCTCTTAGGGATGTATACACGATGCATGTGCTTTTCAAATATATAGGGCTACTCTCATTTTTGGCTGTTTAGTAAACAATTAAATGTCGattaagtttgtttttcttcattggttttttcttctcattttCAAATACTTTTTGTATGTGCGAAATTTATTATTGTTTGTATGTTGATTGTTTTGGTACTCAAACtgatgtagtctcgttcaaccagacgctcggctgtctccgtaaatcttcgacaaactctctcttgcttgttggagattaacagagacagccgagtgtctggttgaacgagcctagagttcaatattgcttggattcttacaatttttagaaatatttcgatGATTGATACATAATTTGATTGAATAAATTCTAACTTTAATTATTACACAACATATGATTCATAtagggttttctcgaaatttttgtCGAAAAAATCCGAAAATTCATATCATAGATATGTGCGTatttcaaatacagattagataCTACTTGAcgtgcaaaataacatatcgttgatttttaaataaataacaatcgataaaataaactcccgtcagtacttcggtactttgattaaacGAGAAAGTGTCGGGTATTCATTATAAAGTTGCCTTTTAACAAATGAGCTCGCCATCTAACTATCAGTATTAGTTactggaaaagaaaaaaaaatccacaatcTTAATTAGACACACAATCTGCATAGTGACAATCGCTGAATAATACACAAAGGCAAATGTATAAATGcataattgcaaaaatatgcaTAATTCAACATTGCCGAATTTCTTTAGAATTATCTTGATACTGATTACATTCCCCATGTTGATTagatagaaaaaagatttgaaccaatttaatttaaattctgaaaaaataaCAGTACTTTTGGAACTTACCTGATTCTTTAAATGAATGCTACAAGCGTTTACAGAAATACTTTtataatgtacaatgtacattaaaggaaatgtaatttataattaatCTTTTCTATATCTGGAACAGGTAGTTTATTGAGGaacatttgtttaaacattacatgtacttcacaCAATATATATGTACGATGGTCGTTCAAAAATATGAAGACAACACCTCACAACGGTATAGATCTTCACATTATTTTCCAAAAAGCACATGTATCGGGTAACCTCGTGTATTTCAGCTAAAATTGGAGATTTTCAGAGCACAGAGTAATATGACCACAACTTCAGCTTTGTGATGACCTGTGACATCATTTACGCCATATCGAAGAAGGCTAAagttttaaacaacatttacGTGTCTGCAAATACACTGTAGTCTACCTTGGAcgtcttatacatgtatttactcaaAAGTGTACCTTCTCtgatttttttgtgaattaaattattataattttaggAGAGTTTTGAAAGTGTTTGCAAAAAGTAAACTATAGCTAAATCAATGATTACTTAAACTGGTGAACAATCATAAATATATTGACATTCAATAAATTTCGATTAGATAATACAAAAATTTAAGGTgctttttatgcatttttaaaaatgaagcattgtaaaaatatttttggagtGGAGGTGGAAAATGCGGACAGGaccaaaatctttttttttaacccgTCCGTCCCATTAGTATATGTAAGCAATTTGTATTTACTTGTCAATCGAGAAAGGTTGACAAAACTCGCGGGTATGCGATAAACGGTTTCATGTCAGAGGATACCTTAAGCCTCTGGTATCAAAACCCAATTAGTCGAGTCCGGGCGTTTTTGTGTAATTAGCACGACCTCGGAATGGACAAATAGACGAATTCCAGTGGAAAGGTTATCCTCGCTAGTCCTTGAAATTTAGCAATTTGAAAGTTAGGGAAAAATGAGTTaagatttataatatttaagtaatattttatattctatatacgacttataatatttttcattatattcccgattgtgaaaaaaaaatgaaaaccatATTTTTGTGCGATATAATTTTGTGCAAATTACAGAGATTTTTATTAGATGacaaatgcaaattaaaattctgatctcatatttaaaaaaaaacaacaaaactaaCCTTTGGACATTTTTATGTATTGTCAGAATGTTCATGAtgctaaaaagtaaaaaaaagttggcaagacaaatattttattctattaacgagagttgtctttcttttgaCGTATTAGCTGGTCCTTGTGGCGGGAAGTGGGTCGCTCTATGTCGGATTGCATGAATTCTCGAATCCTACCAACACAAAATTCAATGGCGCTTGTTGCGGTGGGGGAACGTCACACTCCTGCACTTCCGAATGTCGTCTGCTGTTTGACATCAGCGTCAAAGGATTCGAACAGTAAGGTTAAATTtagaatcaaataaaatatcaatacaattaaaaaaacccaattaatatcagtttatctcttttatgaaaaatcgaACAAATATAAAGCATTTTTgcttaatatatttaaacttcAATACCATTTTAGTTCCTGCGTAGAAATTCGGTACAAATGTTTCTTTTTGCAGTTAATATTTGGATAAACCTTAGATGTAATTGTACTATATAAATTTAACAGGTTTGGATTTTCCAGGAAGTCCGCGcatgtacctacatgtacatatgagtatttgttaaaatgtgaaaaacGTTTGTGACATCAAGCACTTTTAACGTAAATTGACGACCCCGTATGTTTTACCTACATTTAGACCTGTGTATCGTCGATTGTATTCGCGTGGACGAGAAACCTGTCTTAATTCTTGATAATATAATGTATAAGAAGTGCTATTTAGTTTCCTTTTCACGCTGACAGAGAGGAAACAAAGAGTCTACTGGACATCCCTATCCTGGGATCCAAGGTCCTTTCTATACCTCTGTCCAGTCAAATGAGGAACCCGCTGTCGTTTTCCTTCAAGAGATGGCCGGTCTGTATATACCTGTTTGACAATATTTATCAACAAAGTACTATCTATACCAAattcttatattaaaaaacCCAGATAAAAGTTATTATTGATAATATAGATGATATACATGTTGTACTATGTGTATATCTATacaaatcataattatttttcacaggGCCAGGTCAATATAGTTGTGAGAATTTACGACATGCATAAAGATTCCAGCGGTTTGGTGGATGAAtttaagtttccatttaaaCACAGGACCCCTAACATCAACTATAAAAACGTTACAGAGTATGGGACGAGGCCTTCCAAAAATACCAAGTGCGTAATTCTTTTTAAGCAAACAGTTATTGATAAACATATCAGGAACCTAATTTAATGGGAATAAAAAGATAGTTTGTGTCAAGATAACATAATACTGTCAGTATTATTTTCGACTATTCAGCTATTAGCCAAcagaaattgaaaatgtttgttttactCCAAGATATGCATACTACCGAATATACCTCAttttatagaagcaaaattaTTTATCTGATTCTTTTTTCAGACTACGAATGTTACTAAGGTATGACTGTGATATTTACTTTGAGGAAAATGACTGTAGTGTGTTTTGTCCTCCTGGAATATCACCGTGTCCAATCCGAAAAACCGGATCAACCGAATCCACCACGGATTGGACTTTTTTATTAACGACTACAGTACCACATCCTGGAAAAATGTGCCATACAGTGGGTCCTCTTTCTGCGGTTAAAAACTTGAATATAAATGGATCTTCAGAAAACTGTACCGATAATAATACCGAGAATTCCTCTTCGAGCACACCGCCGAAATTTTTAACAGAAGTTCCAACGACAAATTTTGCTATACCATCTTCAATAGAAACCACGTTGGAAACTACAGAGGTTAACGTTGAAACTGTTACAGAATTCTCCACAAATGAGAACACAGACATCTTAAGTGTGTCTTCAGTGGGAAG is part of the Crassostrea angulata isolate pt1a10 chromosome 3, ASM2561291v2, whole genome shotgun sequence genome and encodes:
- the LOC128178845 gene encoding uncharacterized protein LOC128178845 → MLKSVRMFSLAVAAFSLMLVLVAGSGSLYVGLHEFSNPTNTKFNGACCGGGTSHSCTSECRLLFDISVKGFEQEETKSLLDIPILGSKVLSIPLSSQMRNPLSFSFKRWPGQVNIVVRIYDMHKDSSGLVDEFKFPFKHRTPNINYKNVTEYGTRPSKNTKLRMLLRYDCDIYFEENDCSVFCPPGISPCPIRKTGSTESTTDWTFLLTTTVPHPGKMCHTVGPLSAVKNLNINGSSENCTDNNTENSSSSTPPKFLTEVPTTNFAIPSSIETTLETTEVNVETVTEFSTNENTDILSVSSVGSTLQSTEVETVTDFSINMNNSTETESSTEDLMTTLISSDKMTPKTKTGKPSTILTTITKLKQPSTKSSMGTSKRVHPTNRMGSLLTTPQMSTYQTSSKIPNGGKTNNDDVMHYWPAIVGGVLGIMAIIAVLGAFIYVRKLKAQQKKTEDIYNVNPQTWILDTNENGTSGMSEIALETELV